CCGGTGGTTCTCTTCGGACTCAGAAACGGCAGCCTAACGGAGCGCGTACAAGCGGAGGAACGCACATGAAACTGGTCATCTTCTGTGGCGGTCTTGGCACCAGGTTGCGAGAAGAGACGGAATTTCGGCCCAAGCCCTTGGTCGATATCGGTGGGCGCCCGATTCTCTGGCACATCATGAAACTCTACGCCCACTACGGGTTTCACGAATTCATTCTCGCTCTGGGTTACCGCGGCAACATGATCAAGCAGTACTTCCTCAACTACGAGGCGATGAACAACGACTTCACCATTTGCCTCGGGCGCCACAACACCGTCAATTACCACGGTGCCCACAACGAGCAGGACTTCTTGCTGACGCTGGCTGATACCGGCGCCCACACGATGACAGGGGGGCGCTTGCGGCGGCTGCAGGGGTACGTCCATGACAGCACATTCATGGTGACCTACGGCGACGGGGTTGCCGATCTCGATGTCCGGGCACTCCTCGACTTTCATCGTGCCCATGGCCGCATGGCCACCGTGACTACGGTTCGTCCGACCTCGCGCTTCGGCGTAGTCGACACCGACGCGGCGAGTCGCGTCTTGTCTTTCAAAGAGAAGCCAGACGTGGACGGCTGGGTCAGTGCTGGCTTCTTTGTCTTCGAGCGCGGCGTGTTCGACTACCTCGGCGGCGATGACTGCGTGTTGGAGCAACAGCCGCTGGAGCAGCTGGCGCGGGAAGAACAACTCATGGCCTATCGCCACGACGGCTTCTTCTACGCGATGGATACCTATCGCGAGTACCAGTACCTCAATGAACTGTGGAGCAGCGGCAAGGCCCCGTGGGCGGTGTGGTCCTCCGCCCCACGACTGCGTTGGACAGCCGAATGGAACAGTGTCTCCCAGACCAGCAGGCTCCAATGAATAGTGCGTTCTGGACCGATCGTCCAACCCTGGTCACCGGCGCAACCGGCTTGCTCGGCAGCTGGTTGGTCCGCCGGCTGCTCGCGGCCGGGGCTCAGGTGGTCTGTGTCATTCGCGATTGGGTGCCGCAATCCGAGCTGGTGCGCAGCAATTTCCTCGACAGCGCGACGGTCGTGCGCGGCGACGTCTGCGACCAGGTCCTTCTCGAACGGGCGTTGGGTGAATACGAGATCGACACCGTCTTTCACCTCGCGGCACAAACCATTGTCACGATCGCGAACCGCAACCCCGTCTCCACCTTTGCCAGCAACATTCAGGGGACCTGGGCACTCCTGGAGGCGTGCCGGCGCAGTGCCACTGTCGGGCGCGTGGTTGTAGCCTCGTCGGACAAGGCATACGGCGACAGCAAGGAGCTGCCGTACACTGAGGACGCCCCACTGCAGGGCCGGCACCCGTACGATGTGAGCAAGTCGTGCGCGGATTTGATCGCCCAAAGCTACGCCGTGACCTATCGCCTCCCGGTCGTGATCACGCGCTGTGGCAATCTATATGGAGGCGGCGACCTCAACTGGAACCGCATCGTTCCGGGCACGATTCGCTCGCTCCTGCGCGGCGAGCGGCCGGTCATCCGCTCAGACGGTAAACAGGTGCGGGACTATTTCTACGTGGAGGATGCAACGGCGGCGTACATGCTGCTGGCGGAGCGGTTCGCCACCAGCCCAGATCTGGCCGGCTTGGCGTTCAATTTCTCCAACGAGCTGCAGCTCACGGTGCTGGAGCTGGTGCAGCGGATCCAATCATCGCTGGCCTCCGGTCTCGAACCGCTGATTCGCAACCAGGCCAGCAACGAGATCCCCCGCCAGTATCTCAGCGCGGCCAGGGCCCGTGAGCTGCTCGGATGGACGCCGCTGTTCACCCTCGATCAGGGCCTGGATGCCACCATCGACTGGTATCGACGATTCTTCGGCGACACGGGGCAGCAGCAGGCGCCGGCGGCACAACCGGCACGGACACTGCGCAGCAGCGCCCACCAACGGTCATTCGCAGGCG
Above is a genomic segment from Deltaproteobacteria bacterium containing:
- the rfbF gene encoding glucose-1-phosphate cytidylyltransferase, yielding MKLVIFCGGLGTRLREETEFRPKPLVDIGGRPILWHIMKLYAHYGFHEFILALGYRGNMIKQYFLNYEAMNNDFTICLGRHNTVNYHGAHNEQDFLLTLADTGAHTMTGGRLRRLQGYVHDSTFMVTYGDGVADLDVRALLDFHRAHGRMATVTTVRPTSRFGVVDTDAASRVLSFKEKPDVDGWVSAGFFVFERGVFDYLGGDDCVLEQQPLEQLAREEQLMAYRHDGFFYAMDTYREYQYLNELWSSGKAPWAVWSSAPRLRWTAEWNSVSQTSRLQ
- a CDS encoding NAD-dependent epimerase/dehydratase family protein, with amino-acid sequence MNSAFWTDRPTLVTGATGLLGSWLVRRLLAAGAQVVCVIRDWVPQSELVRSNFLDSATVVRGDVCDQVLLERALGEYEIDTVFHLAAQTIVTIANRNPVSTFASNIQGTWALLEACRRSATVGRVVVASSDKAYGDSKELPYTEDAPLQGRHPYDVSKSCADLIAQSYAVTYRLPVVITRCGNLYGGGDLNWNRIVPGTIRSLLRGERPVIRSDGKQVRDYFYVEDATAAYMLLAERFATSPDLAGLAFNFSNELQLTVLELVQRIQSSLASGLEPLIRNQASNEIPRQYLSAARARELLGWTPLFTLDQGLDATIDWYRRFFGDTGQQQAPAAQPARTLRSSAHQRSFAGADSRSASARHERNPDARDN